From Alligator mississippiensis isolate rAllMis1 chromosome 1, rAllMis1, whole genome shotgun sequence:
CAGTGGTTTGCTTCACTCTTGGGTCCCATACAGCTCACAGTATAGTATATTATTAGTATTTAGTTATAACTTACTACTGAAGtactaaaacaaaaatgtttatttaaaaaatccaaaatcctcaGCAATACATTATGCTCCAGACAGAATAAAATGGTTCTTATCCCATGTTTAAAATGTGAGACTAGTTTCTGTATCAAGGCCAACTATAAAATCAGCCCAGAGCGGAAAGTTGCTCAAATTCTAGCCTAATACTTCATATAGTGCCTGTGCTTCAACAAATCAGCCTATCCAGTTAGATCTGCTGAGAAAATTTACCCCATGAATCCACAGGAAGGTAGGAAACTAACTTAATACTAAGCTTCTCATTAGGTTTGAGACTTGGCTACAAAGACAAGTTAAGTTGACCAATGCTGCCCAGTATTTCAGAGAGCAGGAATTTCAAATCTCTAGTTGAATAATAATAATCACCATCACAATCATAATCATCTTAATAATAGGAAGTATTAGCAacatgggaaggggggggggaaaaatgtaaaataaataaataaataaataaaaataaaataaaaatctcagtCAACTGATAGGTCAAAACAAACACTTACGCAGCCAGAAGAACTGCTGCTGTTCCTACAAGCTGCAGCTTTCCTCTAAGGACAGACATGCAAGAAAGAAACCTGTCCAGAAAGTTTACAGCCAAATACAGTGTTTCAGTACGTAGTTTGTACTCTTCCCCAACTTCTACTAGCCAGTCCACCAAAATTGCACGCATCCCTGCTGTGATATCTGGCTGCTTCCTCATGTAGTATGGTTTAGGTCTGTATCTTACCTGTTAGGATAGATTTAACACTTAAGTTAGGACCTCCACTACAAATAATATTGTTAGCCATACTAGCTGAAAGTTTACAAGTTTTATACACCAATGTTATACACTAGAAATGAAAAAAGTTCAAGATCTCTCCATTACCACCAATAGCATTAAAAGGTGCAGATACCAGTATACAGATGAATTAGGTATAGTTTTGTGATCAGTTTGTCTGCTTTGCATTACCCATCTTCCCCCGATCCCCAAATGAAAGCTAGGAGTTGTATAAGTTAGAAACATAGGCTTGGAAGAGACCAAAGGACCTACTCCAGACATTTGTCATATATTCCCTTTCACTAACTGATTAGGGTCCAGCTTAAGATTACTAGAGTCCATTGCCTAGACTTCTCCTATTGAAAGACTGTCCAGAAACTCAGTTTTGATAGTTATCTGTGAAAAGGGCACAATATTTTGCTGTATATAAGTCCCAAGCAATAGGCGCTCTCTCCGATGCTTCAGCTTTCTGTTTTTGCTGAATTTCCAATGGTTCTCTTCTTGCTGTGTCAGATCTCTCCTCATCCAATAAGTCTAGGGTACACCAAATAAGAAGAAATTCTAGTGAAGAGATGCTTTCACCATAGCTGTGCTGCATCCCGAAAAGATCTTCTCTCACTGCCTTTTGCTCAGCTCTTGTGAGGCCAGCAATAAAATGAGCTTAATTAAGAAAGTTTTGCAGAAAACAAATCGACAGCAGACAAAGTAGCTAAAGGTTGCCTTATGTAACATGGTTGGCATGACATGAGAGCCAAAGACACCCAAATAGTCTAGGTTTGTTAAACTACTCACTTCAGCTTCTCTGAGGTACTGATGAATATCTTCTGCATATTCTCCAACATTCATTACATCTGTGTTGTTATCCACCTGATCTTCATGTTGAGACTGGAATGAAGCATCCAGCTGATCTTCAGACCGATTCTGGAATGATGTATCCACcaccatgggagaacctgcataGTCAGGACATCATATAAATGTCTTGCTAGATGATTTGGCTTAGCTGTTATTCCTTTCAACTTCACAAACACTTTGGGTAGTTATGCAAGAGATTTGAGCAAAGGAAGCCAATTGCTTCACATTACAGATCAATGTCATATGCAAGGTTTGTGCAACGACCAGTTACCTGTGCTCAAATTCAATAGCAGATGAATACTGGATTTCACTGTACTAgaagccacttcacacaggctaGGTTCCACCTCTTCTACAACTGTGCACTTGTATCTTTCTTTCTGCTCTGGTTCATCTATGTAAATAGCAAACCCTTGCTTTGATGTTGCATTAACCATGCAGCTCGGTCGTGTGTTTTTTCCACCTGGAGGAAAGGTATTTTCAGAGCCCGAGAAGTGCCTGATAATGGTAGTGCCCTGAAACAGAGTAGAGAGTAATTCTGTAGGGAGAGAATTGGTGGGAACAGAACAATTCCCATTTTAAGAGAAAGCTTCCCACTTTATACAACACTGCAGGTTACCAACTAGAGAAAACTATTTGCATCAAAAAGCTAGAAGTTAGCTGAGAAGAAAGCTTACAATTAACAACTGGTATTTAAGTTCTACTTATTGCCTTCTTGCTGTAAGCCGAGTCTTTTATGCCATATGGCGTATTAACTGTATACCAGGTTTGGTCTTCGGCACAAGCAGCATAGGGGACTATTAGATGTCAGCAAGAGGACCAGCCTCAGAGAGTTACTGAAGTTTCATACTACATTTCAAGCTAGTTAGTTAAAAGATACGAATTGTAAAGTGAAGCCTAGGACTCTTGAAAGCATTAAACTAAGATaacaaggaaggaaaggaaataatatttGTCAGCTTTACCAATAAGCTTACCGTtttgtctgaatttttttttttggggggggggggggaagcagtttGCATGGATAAGATAACATTATGCTGCAGATTACAAGTGGTAACTCTGTTTTGTTCCTCTGACCCCTCCCCCGCATAGACTACTGTAGTTTAACCCACAACTGTACGTAAACAGGAGTATGAACAGGCATATCGGGTTTGTAGCTATGGCTAGGATAAATACAGGCTAGTGGACTATACCAACAAGAACTGCACACAGACTCAAACAAGTGATGCTGAAAGCCTACTAGCTTCAGTGGTTTCTCCATACTTCTGAAAACAAGGATCTTTTTGTTTAGGAACAGGCTTGAAGGGCACAGAGCATGACTCTTACCACGCAATGCAAGGTGAAACCTAAAAAGGTAGTAGTCAGTGAAAGTAAGAGTCATTTACTATTTTGTCAGTCAGGTGGCTATCAGACACCCTAAAGGAATAGTAACCATATTACAGGAAAAGTGCATTTCTAGCCAATTTTTGCAGTGCAGTACTAGAGTCACATTAACTTGTATTACAAGCCTTAGGTTTCAGGACCAGCTGATGTGCCAGAGGTAATAAGATCAGCAAGGGAAGAGGGGCCAAGGCAAAAATAAAGGCTTCCCCCAGGAGTAGTTCTAGCTCCTGGAACATCATGCCACGACATGGGAATCCTGTAGGCAGCCACATGAccgtggaggcacagagcagtaGTTGGCAGTTCAGCAGCATCTGCATTTCCACCAAACCCCACATTCTAGCATCTAAAAAAGGCTGCTTAACAGTCCCTTCAGTGACCTTCCTATCAGGAAAAAGATTGAGCAGGTTAAGAAGAGCATCACTATATTAAGTGCTTGCCAGCAGTGCCCCTGCCATCCTCTTTCCCACCATGAGAAGTCCTACTTATTGGGTAGTAACTGAAGCACTGCCCTtcaaatgccccccacccctcatggcCACTTGACCCGTCTCCTCTCCATGCTGCATAGCATGTAGTAGCCAAGTCAATCCCAATACTGCTAATTCTAAATATTCCTTTCGAGTAGAGACTGGCTTATGACTGAAGACTCTCCAACAGGTGGTTTACTTTTTGGTTTGCACCTTTAGGTTATGCCAAGGCCACATTTAACacttctttcctttccccactcctatGAGCTAGAAGCTTATCTGAAAATGTGAAAGCCAGGCCTTGCAAAATTACATGTTTCCAAGCTGtgggtttaaaaagaaaatgcccaATATCATTGTTTGGGAGGGTTGTTACCTTGTGCCCCTTTTGAGGGGAGCTGGGAGTCAGAAGCCACTTTAGCTAAAGGGAAGAAGAATCAGCAAGCCAGGTACCTAGGACTTTAGATACCTAAAAACCTGTCTTGTTGGGATAAGACTTTGAGAAGTTTGAGTACTACAGACAGAGGGGATACCTGTGTATCAATATCACAGCAACATGCTTCAGTTTTACAGGTTTGTCTGCAGAACCAGGGTGAGGTTTtattggtttcattttttttttaaaccaagtttAGAGATCATCAACAGGACAGAAGTTGCCCATCAGAAGTGGCCCTTTGTGCATGACACAAAGAGAAACAAGCCTTCCCAGAAGCACCCCAACTCTAGCACAGAAGTCCTGAGAACTGGCTTACCCTGCACCATCCCAGCTGAGCTACCTGCACCATCCCTGCTC
This genomic window contains:
- the CCNA1 gene encoding cyclin-A1 isoform X1, with protein sequence MRCSEDKGGVSQVGNREPRQAAAPSSQPALQRAVLGLLTENGQCLRACSQGTTIIRHFSGSENTFPPGGKNTRPSCMVNATSKQGFAIYIDEPEQKERYKCTVVEEVEPSLCEVASSTVKSSIHLLLNLSTGSPMVVDTSFQNRSEDQLDASFQSQHEDQVDNNTDVMNVGEYAEDIHQYLREAEVRYRPKPYYMRKQPDITAGMRAILVDWLVEVGEEYKLRTETLYLAVNFLDRFLSCMSVLRGKLQLVGTAAVLLAAKYEEIYPPEVDEFVYITDDTYTKRQLLRMEHLLLKYVAELSLLEIDPFLKYLPSQTAAAAYCLANYTVNKHLWPETLAAFTGYSLSEIVPCLSDLHKACLDAPHRQQQAIREKYKLSKYMHVSLLEPPAVLPLQ